Within the Labilithrix sp. genome, the region GTCGCCGAGATCGAAGTCGAGCACCGCGAGATCGAGCGCCGTCGCGTCGACGGCCTTGGCTTCGGCGGTGGTCGCGGCGAGGGCGACGTCGAGCCCGGCGAGCCGGAGCCGGCGCGCGAGGGCGACGCGTACGACGGCGGAGTCGTCGGCGACGAGGACGCGGAGAGGCATCGCCCGAGTCTAGACGTCCATTCTGGTGCAGCGCGCTGCTCCTTTCTGGTGCACCGTCCCCTGAAGAGGCGACATTTCCGCGGGAATACGGGTGGCGCGGACCTTGAAGTGCGGGGACGCATGAAGATCCGATTCTGGGGGGTCCGTGGGAGCATCGCATCGCCGGGGCAGGACACGGCGGCGGTCGGCGGCAACACGAGCTGCGTGGAGGTGACGTGCGGCGAGACGCGCATCGTCCTCGACGCGGGGACGGGGCTGCGATCGCTCGGCAACACGCTGGTCGGGAAGGGACCGCTCGCGATCAACCTGCTGCTCTCGCACTATCACTGGGACCACATCCAGGGCCTGCCGTTCTTCGTGCCGGTCTACATGCGCGACACGCAGCTCACGATCATCGGCGGGTCGAACGGCGTCATGAGCGTGCGCGAGACGCTGGAGCGGCAGATGAGCGCGCCGAACTTCCCGGTCCGCTTCGACGAGCTCGGCGCGCGCATCGGCACGCGCGAGCTCGAGCCGGCGGAGGTGTTCGACGTCGGCGAGGCGACGGTGCGCGTGGCGAAGGGCAATCACCCCGGCGGCGTCGTCGCTTACCGCATCGAGCACGAGGGTCGGTCCATCGTCTACGCGACGGACACGGAGCACTACGCGTGCGTCGACCCGGCGCTGCGCGCGCTCGCGGAGGGCGCGGACGTCCTCGTCTACGACGCGCAGTACACGCCGGAGGAGTACAAGTCGAAGGTCGGCTGGGGGCACTCGACCTACGTCGCGGGCGCGGACCTCGCGCGCGCGGCGGGCGTCGACACGTT harbors:
- a CDS encoding MBL fold metallo-hydrolase — encoded protein: MKIRFWGVRGSIASPGQDTAAVGGNTSCVEVTCGETRIVLDAGTGLRSLGNTLVGKGPLAINLLLSHYHWDHIQGLPFFVPVYMRDTQLTIIGGSNGVMSVRETLERQMSAPNFPVRFDELGARIGTRELEPAEVFDVGEATVRVAKGNHPGGVVAYRIEHEGRSIVYATDTEHYACVDPALRALAEGADVLVYDAQYTPEEYKSKVGWGHSTYVAGADLARAAGVDTFVLYHHDPMRSDAGVSEIETNARALFRSSIAAREGLELDLTTWAKRSAA